Proteins encoded together in one uncultured Desulfosarcina sp. window:
- a CDS encoding TSUP family transporter, whose product MDTLPISAFLWLWLAGLLAGFVDSIAGGGGIISLPALLATGMPPHLALGTNKLQGTCGSLTAALNYSRKGLVDLREIPMGVFFTALGALTGTVTVQVLSPDFLRSIILFLLIGVFFYTLFSPDLGKLDRRPVMAAPVFFGCSGMALGFYDGFFGPGTGSFWTIALVVLLGLNLKKATAHTKVFNFTSNVVALAAFFVGGNVLVSAGLLMGAGQMLGAFAGSRLVIRRGTGFVRVFFLVVVAATVAKLVYSTYF is encoded by the coding sequence ATGGACACTTTACCGATTTCCGCCTTTTTATGGCTCTGGCTGGCCGGTTTATTGGCTGGATTCGTGGATTCCATTGCCGGTGGCGGCGGAATCATATCCCTGCCGGCGCTGCTGGCAACCGGCATGCCGCCCCATTTAGCCCTGGGAACCAACAAGCTTCAGGGCACCTGCGGAAGTCTGACCGCCGCGTTGAATTACAGCCGCAAAGGCCTCGTCGATCTCCGCGAGATTCCCATGGGCGTTTTTTTCACGGCCCTGGGCGCCCTGACCGGCACCGTGACCGTGCAGGTGCTTTCCCCGGACTTTCTAAGAAGCATCATCCTTTTTCTTCTGATAGGCGTATTTTTCTACACGCTGTTCTCCCCGGATTTGGGAAAACTGGATCGCCGCCCCGTCATGGCCGCGCCGGTTTTTTTCGGCTGTTCCGGCATGGCCCTGGGGTTTTACGATGGTTTTTTCGGTCCGGGAACCGGCTCTTTCTGGACCATTGCCCTGGTCGTGCTGCTGGGGTTGAACCTGAAAAAGGCCACCGCTCATACCAAGGTTTTCAATTTTACCAGCAACGTCGTGGCCCTGGCGGCTTTTTTCGTCGGCGGGAATGTTCTCGTTTCCGCAGGGCTGCTGATGGGGGCCGGTCAGATGCTGGGGGCTTTTGCGGGTTCCCGTCTGGTAATCCGGAGGGGAACCGGCTTCGTGCGGGTTTTTTTTCTGGTTGTGGTGGCCGCTACTGTTGCCAAACTGGTCTATTCAACCTATTTCTGA
- a CDS encoding tRNA-dihydrouridine synthase family protein: MPMNTELASRLNRPLTIGRATIGNRLALAPMTFLGHIAFRELLADFGGYGLLFSEMCSARRIPQEIGGHSAYFCWREAEREHLVMQIYGDDPAAMAKAARIIEDCGLFGVDLNFGCSMATICKQQCGAALLKTPDRAARIVEAVRKAVGLPLFVKFRTGWTDDPAIPVDLARRFAGAGADALTFHPRVAPDRRSRPPRWDYIRQVKEAVAIPVFGNGDVFDGADCLRMLETTGCDGVAIGRMAIARPWLMAQMNGLYSPNHEVFGQVALRLLNLMERHFDANRALRRYKKFAQYFSANFKFGHSFFKRVGNAPDLESMRVQLEDFFDQDPETVSRPNMNFFQ, translated from the coding sequence ATGCCAATGAACACCGAGCTTGCCTCGCGACTCAATCGCCCCCTGACCATCGGTCGAGCCACCATCGGCAACCGGCTGGCCCTGGCGCCCATGACCTTTCTGGGCCATATCGCGTTTCGGGAACTATTGGCCGATTTCGGCGGCTACGGACTGCTCTTTTCCGAAATGTGCAGCGCCCGGCGCATTCCCCAGGAGATCGGCGGACATTCGGCCTATTTCTGCTGGCGTGAGGCGGAGCGGGAACATCTGGTGATGCAGATCTATGGGGACGATCCGGCCGCCATGGCGAAAGCGGCCCGGATCATCGAGGATTGCGGACTGTTCGGGGTTGATCTGAATTTCGGATGTTCGATGGCCACCATCTGCAAGCAGCAGTGCGGTGCGGCCCTGCTGAAAACCCCGGACCGGGCGGCCCGCATCGTGGAGGCGGTGCGCAAGGCCGTGGGCCTGCCCCTGTTCGTCAAATTCCGCACGGGCTGGACGGATGATCCCGCCATTCCCGTGGACCTGGCCCGGCGCTTTGCCGGCGCCGGTGCCGATGCCCTGACCTTCCACCCCCGGGTGGCGCCGGATCGCCGCTCCCGGCCGCCCCGGTGGGACTATATCCGGCAGGTCAAGGAGGCGGTCGCCATTCCGGTGTTCGGCAACGGCGACGTCTTCGACGGGGCGGACTGCCTGCGCATGCTGGAAACCACCGGCTGCGACGGCGTGGCCATCGGCAGAATGGCTATTGCCCGTCCCTGGCTCATGGCCCAGATGAACGGGCTGTATTCGCCGAATCACGAGGTTTTCGGGCAGGTGGCCCTGAGGCTGTTGAACCTGATGGAACGCCATTTTGACGCCAACCGGGCGCTAAGGCGCTACAAAAAATTTGCCCAGTATTTCAGTGCCAACTTCAAATTCGGCCACAGCTTTTTCAAACGCGTGGGCAATGCACCGGATCTGGAATCCATGCGAGTGCAGTTGGAAGACTTTTTCGATCAAGACCCGGAAACCGTCTCCCGGCCCAACATGAATTTTTTCCAGTAG
- a CDS encoding HDOD domain-containing protein, giving the protein MLSLDQLLKESERIDPVPQVVHELMGLVEDPEVPVSEITNLITYEPVVTANLLKMANSAAFGLKQKVNSVHDAVVRLGLKQVVKIVLMASVTKPMKSAHQGYGLEEGRLWKQSVSCALVASAIAEKREASEKDLVFTAALLKDIGVIVLDRYMATAIGRVREVIETEGLHLIEAERRVLGIDHAELGGRIAGNWRFSKTLIHTIQQHHLADETTDIPDTTAMIYLADSLCSISGINGELFCGPDTHYDRVCEQLDLSETDLNRIMSDFYSRRDDIYGLLAIL; this is encoded by the coding sequence ATGCTGTCATTGGATCAACTGCTGAAAGAAAGCGAACGGATCGATCCCGTTCCCCAGGTGGTTCATGAACTGATGGGGCTGGTGGAGGATCCCGAGGTCCCCGTCTCCGAGATCACCAACCTGATTACCTACGAGCCCGTGGTCACGGCCAACCTGTTGAAGATGGCCAATTCGGCAGCCTTCGGGTTGAAACAAAAAGTGAATTCGGTTCACGATGCCGTGGTACGGCTGGGACTGAAGCAGGTCGTTAAAATCGTGTTGATGGCCAGCGTTACCAAGCCGATGAAATCCGCCCACCAGGGGTACGGACTCGAGGAGGGCCGGTTGTGGAAACAGTCCGTCTCCTGCGCCCTGGTCGCCAGCGCCATCGCCGAAAAAAGGGAAGCATCGGAAAAAGACCTTGTTTTTACCGCGGCGCTGCTCAAGGACATCGGTGTCATCGTTCTGGACCGCTACATGGCGACGGCCATCGGCAGGGTCCGCGAGGTCATCGAGACCGAGGGGCTGCACCTGATCGAAGCGGAACGAAGAGTGCTGGGCATCGATCATGCAGAGCTGGGGGGACGGATTGCCGGCAACTGGCGGTTCAGCAAAACCCTGATCCACACGATTCAACAGCATCACCTTGCCGACGAGACAACCGACATCCCCGATACCACCGCCATGATCTACCTGGCTGACAGTCTGTGCTCCATTTCCGGAATCAACGGCGAATTGTTTTGCGGGCCGGATACCCATTACGACCGGGTCTGCGAGCAACTCGATCTTTCGGAAACGGACCTGAACCGAATCATGTCCGATTTCTATTCCCGCAGGGACGATATTTACGGCCTGCTGGCCATCTTGTGA